DNA sequence from the Syngnathus acus chromosome 5, fSynAcu1.2, whole genome shotgun sequence genome:
GAGGAAAAGCAAATCCTCTAATTCCCTTTGTGTGGATGTGGATGTTATTTATATCAAGTCCACAAAGCACCATCAAGCCTCTACAAGTCAGACAACAGGAAATGAGCACAAGCACGTTCGATATTTTCAAACGGTGTTCCTTCCGAAATACTTTCAAAGGTTAGAAACTTGTATCATCTCTAGTGAATTGTTTTACTTCAGCAATGGAAATGAGGTGGAGCAGAAAGTCAAGCAGCATGGTTGTGAAATCTTGTCACTGGTTACTAAGGTACACACTGTTTGGCGCCATAAAGAAAGAGTGCATTTGAACACGTAGCAATTGCTGCCGAGAGTGGTTGCGCTTGCCCAACGGTAGACGTGACATTTAGTGGGGCGGCAAGGACGTTTTGTCACAGAAGCACCGGGCATCGGCCCAGGAGAAATGGGCATCGGCCCAGGAGCACCGGGCATCGGCCCGGGAACTGCACAACGCCACCACTGCCTCATGAATATTGAGCAAGTGGCAAGTGGGTGGAGACACTTTGAATATAAATGATCACTGTTTCAAGTGACTTCCTTATCCAGACTACGATTCTGGATTAAGATGAGCCTCTCATcaatcacaacaacaacaacaacaacaacaacagcttaGGTAAGTTTGTTTGAATATGGCTCAAAAAACCTTTGCTTGATGCTGGTGTTGAATTGTAGAATTCctcaaaatgtctttgttttgatatcgagcaacatgaaaaaaatcctttcaaACAATCCACGATCATCTTCGGTAAAGGTCAAAAGGCTCATCAATGGATAGCATACTCATCCCAACTACCATTAGCCCACCATATTGAATTGATGAGATTTTCATTTGGATCTTTTTCCAGAGCAAAACACTGCCTCCAGCCAATTCTTGCCTATCAGCTGAAGAGCCAGTGGAAATGGAAAGCACGCAAGAGTTGATGGTCTTCGCCAAGGAGATGCTCCGCCAAAAACCCAGTCGACATCTGCTCAAGGTCTACCTGATAGGCTCCGTGTTCGCACTCCTGGGGACTGTCATGGGACTGCTGGAGAGGGCGTCTCGGCCGTTCTCTTCGGGAGAGCCCGCCGACACAGAGATGCTCCTCGGGATGGCCGAGGAGCCGAGGACCGTTGCCTCCGTGACGCCACGCAAAGTCCAGGTGTGGGCCAAAAAGGAAGAGCGTGAGCAGGACACCATCCAGAGCATGACTTTTACCAAGCTCCAAGGTGAAAGAAGTTTGTCCAATCGGCTACATGCTTCAAGAAGTTAACACTAGATATAGTGCAACATTGCTTGAATACATGAATGAAAAGAGCAAATGAGTTTCAAGCGCTCTTTTTACACTCAACTCTGactgttcatttatttaggCACGTGTCACACCTTTTTATTCCTTGCCAAGCACTTTTCATGTCAAGACTGTGATAGTTATTATGAGCAGCACTGTTGTACAGTAttgttttagttttgaaaGGTCAACTGCAATTGTTGTAGTCATATAGCACCCCCTAGTGGCAGAATGAAAGCAGCCCAAATCTTGAAATACGTAGTACTTGCAATGTTTTGGTACACATCAATAaagtatattttatatttgaaagTCTAATAGAGTACATACTTCCATCTCATCTTTCTTAGGAGTCCCATCTTTGCTACCAGTAGACTTAAAGTGGCTGTGGCAGGCATGattgtgttttcaaaaagaGGTTGTTGTAAAACAAGCCATTCACTCAGCCATCTCGGCTAGTGGATAGTGCagggcctgcctgcctgcctgcttgcctgcctgcctgcctgcgtggctgcctgcgtggctgcctgcgtggctgcgtgcgtggctgcctgcctgcctgcctgccttttATGCTtgacttcccacttaccagaTGACTTTTGAGAGACACTCGTATTGCTATTTCACCATAAAATCTACAATGGGCTCCAAATGTTAACGCCCAAAAAACTCAAGTTGATCATTTATCACACGCGCGA
Encoded proteins:
- the g0s2 gene encoding G0/G1 switch protein 2; translated protein: MESTQELMVFAKEMLRQKPSRHLLKVYLIGSVFALLGTVMGLLERASRPFSSGEPADTEMLLGMAEEPRTVASVTPRKVQVWAKKEEREQDTIQSMTFTKLQGERSLSNRLHASRS